The sequence TGGAGGGCGACGAGCTGGTGGTGCGCGCCGCGGTGGGCCTGGTCACCGACGAGGTGAAGGGCCTGCGCGTGTCGGTGGGGCAAGGCGTCAGCGGGCTGGCGGCGCTGGAGCGGCGGCCCTTCTTCGTCCGCTCGGCCTCCACCGACCCGCGCGTCCTCCTGGAGCCGCTGCGCCGCGCGGGGCTGCGCGCGCTGTACGGCCTGCCGCTCATGGACGGCGAGCGGCTGCTGGGCATGGCGTACATGGGCTCGCGCACGGCCTTCGCCTTCTCCGACTCGGACGTGCGGCTCTTCCACGCCGTCACGGAGCGGGCGTCCGGACACATTGCCCAGGCGGAGCTGCACGCGCGCGAGCACGCGGCCCGCAAGGAAGCCGAGCGGTCGCTGGCGCTGCTGGACTCGATGCTGGAGGCGGCGCCCGTGGGCATCGCGTTCCAGGACCATGAGCTGCGCTACCTGCGCATCAACAGCACCCTCGCGCGCATCAACGGCCACTCCGTGGAGGAGCACCGGGGCCGCACGCTGCACGAGATGGTCAGCGGCGGCGTCGCGGGGCCCGTCGAGCAGTCGCTGCGGCAGGTGCTGGAGACGGGGCGGCCCGTGCGGGACGCGCTCATCGAAGCGCCGGATCCCGTGCACGGCGGCCCGGGCGCCTGGCGCGCGGACTACTTCCCGGTGCGCACCCCGGGCGGGGTGCTGCTGGGGGTGGGCGTCACGGTGGTGGACATCGCCGACCACAAGCGCGCGGAGGCCGCGCTCCAGCAGGCCATCGACTTCCGCGAGGAGCTCATCGCCGTCCTGGGCCACGACCTGCGCAACCCCCTGCACGCGGTCAACGCGTCCGCCTTCATGCTGGGGAAGGTCCCGGACCTGGACACCACCGCGCGCCGCTCCGTGGACCGCATCCGCAAGGCCACGGCGCGGATGACGCGGATGATCAACGACATCCTCGACTTCGCGCGCAGCCGCCTGGGCGGGGGCATCCCGGTGACGCGCCAGCGCGTGAACATGGTGGAGCTGTGCCAGGGCGTGCTGGACGAGCTGCAGGTCGTCTACCCGGAGCGGCCCCTCACGCTGGAGGTGAGCGGGGACGACCTGTGGGGGGAGTGGGACCCGGACCGGGTGACCCAGGTGCTGGGCAACCTGGTGGTGAACGCGCTGCAACACGCGAGGAACGACACGCCCGTCCTCACCACGCTCACCGCCGAGGTGACGGACGTGGTGATGCGCGTGTGCAACGAGGGCGACCCCATCCCGGAGGAGCTGCTGCCGCACCTGTTCGACCCGTTCAAGGGCTCGCGCCAGCCGGAGCAGGGCAACAAGCACCGCAGCCTGGGGCTGGGGCTCTACATCGTCAGTGAGATCGTCCAGGTGCACCAGGGCAGCGTCCGCGTGGAGACCGGCCCCGAGCAGGGCACCATCTTCACCGTGCGCTGGCCCCGCGTGCCTCCGCCGCGGGGCTACCTGCCGCCGTGAGCGGGCGTCACGGCGTGGCCTTCACCTCGGACGCGGGCGCGATGGCCAGCGTGTGCACGGCCTCCGCGAGCATGCGCGTGCTCAGGTCCAGCGTCTCCAGCGCGATGGACTCGTCCGGGGCGTGGCCGGTGTAGGGCTCCTTGGGGAACGCGGGCCCGAAGTCCACGGCGCGGGGAAACAGCCGCGCGTAGGTGCCGCCCCGGATGGAGCCCGGCACCGCGTCCGGCTCCTTGCGCTGCCGCTGGTAGATGCCCATCAGCGTCTTCACCAGCGGGCCGGACGTGTCCGCCACGTGCGGGTCGCCGATGTAGCGGTTGGGACCCTCCTTCACCCGGCCGCCGGAGTCCTCGCCCGCGCGCTTCGCGGCGGCGTCCAGCGCGGCGTTGAACGCGGCCGCGTCCTGGCCCTGCGGCCGGCGCATGTTGACGCCCAGGGACACCGTGCCGTCCTTCACGCGCAGCACCGTGGGCGCCACGAGCAGCGGCCCCATGAGGGCGTCCTCGTACTTCAGGCCCAGCTTGTCGCCGTGGTGGTCGCCGTCGAAGCGCTTCGCCACCACGCGCAGCAGCGCCGCGATGCCGTTGTCCTCCAATGACAGACGCGAGGCCACGGCGGACAAATCCCAGAGCGCGTTGTGCCCCTCGTCCGCGGTGGACGAGTGCACGGCCACGCCGTGGACGGTGAGCACCACGGTGTTGCCCTCGCGCTTCGCCTCGGCCTTCAGGTCCTTGCGCGCGGGGGACTCCGCCACGATGGCGGCCTTCACGGCGGCGAGCACCGCCTCCGGCGTCTGGCCCTTCACGGGCTCCAGCTTCAGCGTGGCGGTGCCGGGCACCTGGGTGAGGAACTCGCCCGCGCTCACGTCCACGGCGCGCGCGACGGTGCCCTCCTTCGGCGTCGTGAGCGCGGTGCCCACGGGCGCCTCCAGCGTCCACGCGACGAAGCCGGACTGCGCGGCCATCACCGGGTAGCCGGAGTCCACGGAGATGACGTGCGTGGGCTTGGGCTGCGTGGCCGCGTACTTCTGCATGCCGGACCAGTCGCTCTCCTCGCCGTTGCCGATGATGATCAGCACCTTGCCCTGCGGCTTGAGGCCCAGGTCCTTCGCCATGGCCAGCGCCACGAGCCCGGAGGCGATGGGGCCCTTGTCGTCCTCCACGCCCCGGCCGTACAGGCGGCCCTTCTCCACCACCGGCTTGAAGGGCGCGCGCTTCCACTCATGCGCGGGCGCGGGGACGACGTCGCCGTGGAACACCAGGCCCAGCAGCGGCTCGCCCTCGCCCCAGGACAGCTCGAAGACGTCGTTCTCGCCCACGGTGCGGAAGCCGAAGCCGCGCGCCTTCGCCCAGGCCTCCAGCGCGCGGCCCATGGCGGCCATCTCCGGGTTCTTCGCGGCGGGGGCCTCGCTGCTCACCGTCTTGAAGCGGACGAGCGTCTGCGTGAGGGCCACCACGTCGTCCAGCGCACACGCCTGGACGTAGGCGGCGTAACGCTCCGCGGCGGAAGCGCCCTTCAGGGCGGTGTCGGAGAAGCGGGCAGCGCGGGCGGCGGGCTTGCCGGCGCAGCGGGGGTCCTTGGCGGCGAGGGCGGCGGCGGGCGCCAGGAGGCAGAGGGCGGCGAGGAGGCGGGTGCGCATGGGAGGGCTGGGAAACCGCCGGGCGGGCGGAGCATTCCTGGTGGGACGGGGGGCAGCGGGGCGGCCGTGCGTCGGGCGTGAAAATCGGGGAGGCCGGGGCTAAAGCTAGAGCATGTTCTTCACGTCCCCGAAGAAGTTGAGGCTCCCCACTCCCCAGGAGGCGCTGCCGGGCCGTCCGCAGGAGATGCCGGTTCCGCAGAAGCACACCGTGCTGGGCACCCCGCTGAAGGGGCCGGTGCCGGAAGGCTTTGAGACGGCCGTCTTCGGCATGGGCTGCTTCTGGGGGGTCGAGCGCAAGTTCTGGCAGGTGCCGGGCGTGTACTCCACCGCGGTGGGCTATGCGGGCGGGGTGACGCCGAACCCCACGTACGAGGAGGTCTGCTCCGGCCTCACCGGCCACAACGAGGTCGTGCGCGTGGTGTACGACCCGAACAAGGTCACGTTCGCGCAGTTGCTGAAGGTCTTCTGGGAGAACCACGACCCGACGCAGGGCATGCGCCAGGGCAACGACGCGGGCACCCAGTACCGCTCCGGCATCTACTACGCGAACGACGCGCAGAAGCGCGCCGCGGAGGAGACGCGCCAGAGCTACCAGGGCGCGCTCAACGCCAAGGGCCTGGGTGACATCACCACGGAGATCCTCCCGGCGCCGGCCTTCTATTACGCCGAGGACTACCACCAGCAGTACCTGCAGAAGAACCCGGGCGGCTACTGCGGCGTCGGCGGCACCGGCGTGAGCTGCCCCATCGGCGTGGGCGTCAGCGCCTGACGTGGCCTCAAGCGGGGCCCGGTGTCTTCCGGACACGGGCCCCGCCTGCTTCTCAACGCTCGTCCCCTCCTCCCTGTCCTGCACCGCACTCGGGCCGCGCTTCGCCTGCCCTGGAGTGCCACCGCGTGCGATGGGCTGACGCCACACGAGGCACGGAGGAGTCCCCCACATGATGGACGACGCACCCCGGCTGTGGACCCGCAGGCGCATGCTGGGGGCCACGGGCGGCCTCCTCACCGCGAGCGCGTGGATGCCCCCGGTGCTGGCCGCCGCGCCGCAGCCGGTGAAGCTCCCCGACATCTTCGCCAGGACGGAGCGCGAGCGCCCCGGTCCGCCCAACCCGCAGCCGGAGAACGAGCGCGTGGGCTGGGCCGTCGTCGGCCTGGGGCACCTGTCGCTGGAAGAAATCCTCCCCGCGTTCGGACAGATGAAGCGCGGCCGGCTGGTGGCGCTGGTGAGCGGCGACCGCGCGAAGGCGCAGGCCATCGCGAAGCAGTACGGCGTCGCGGACAAGGCCCTCTACGACTACAAGTCGTTTGATCAGCTCAAGGACAACCCAGAGGTGCAGGCCGTCTACATCGTCCTGCCCAACAGCATGCACGCGGAGTTCACCGTGCGCGCGGCACAGGCGGGCAAGCACGTCTTCTGCGAGAAGCCCATGGCCAACACGTCGGCCGAGTGCCAGCAGATGATCGACGCGTGCAAGAAGGCGGACCGCAAGCTGGGCATCGCGTACCGGCTCCAGTACGAGCCGCACCACCGCGCGGTCATCCAGATGGCGCGCAACAAGGAGCTGGGCACGCTCAAGCTCTTCACCGCCAACAACGGCCAGAACCAGGGCGACCCCAACCAGTGGCGCCACAAGAAGGCCCTGGCCGGAGGCGGCGCGCTGCCGGACGTGGGCATCTACTGCCTCTCCGCCGCGCGCTACTTCAGCGGCGAGGAGCCCACGGAGGTGCAGGGCTTCAGCTACAGCACGCCCAATGATCCGCGCTTCAAGGAGGTGGAGGAGTCCTTCGCCTTCCACCTGCGCTTCCCCTCCGGCTTCCAGGCGCACTGCACCAGCCACTACAGCACGCACGAGACGAAGGACCTGCGGCTGATGGGCACGGACGGCTGGGCGTCCATGGACCCCGGCTTCTCCTACAGCGGGCTGCGCCTGCGCGTGGGCACGAAGTCCAAGTCCTTCCCCAAGGCGGACGACACGGTGGAGCGCAGCTTCAGCCAGCCCAGCCAGTTCGCTCGGGAGATGGACCACTTCTCGCGCTGCGTGCAGGAGAACGTCGTCCCACACACGCCGGGCGAGGAAGGCCTCGCGGACATGCGCATCATCGAAGCGCTCTACCGCTCCGCGCAGGAGGGCAAGGCCGTGAAGCTGGAGGCCGCGAAGAAGCTGGATGCCTTCCGCGGCCCACCTCCGAAGGAAGAGGCCTGAAGCCTCTCAAGACGCCCGGCGGTGGCTGCGCCGGTACGCGCCGGGAGCCGTCCCGTCCCAGCGCTTGAAGGCCCGGTTGAAGGACGCCTCGCTCTGGTAGCCGATGGCCGGAGCGACCTCGCTCAAGGGCAGCTCGCTTTCGCGCAGGAGCTGGGCGGCCTTGATCATCCGCCACCCCACCAGGTACTCCAGCGGCGGCTCTCCCACGAGCTCACTGAAGCGCGCGGCGAAGCCGGACCGGGACATGGCCACCGCGGACGCGAGGCTCTCCACGGTCCAGGGCTCCTGGGGGCGCTCGTGGATGAGCGCCAGCGCCTTGCCAATCTGCGGGTCCCCCAGCGCCCGCATGCCGGCCTCCCGGCACGAGCCCTCCGACTTCATGATGTGCGCCCGCAGCGCCTGCACCAGCAGGATGTCCGCGAGCCGGCTCATGATGACGGTGGCCCCCGGGTGCGACGACGCGCTCTCCGTCAGCAGGAGCTGCACCGTGGACGCCAGGGACGGCGCCGTCGCCGCGTCGTCCGCGGCCAGGTGGATGACGTGGGGCAGCTCCTTGAAGAGCAGCGTGCGCGGCGCGACCCCCAGTTGGAACGTCGCCGCGACCAGCGTGGTCCGCTCGCCGTCACCGCCCAGCCGGATGGAGCCCTTGCCGCGGGCGTTCGCGCAGGCCCCGCGCTCCAGGACGTGGACGGGGCTGTCCTCCGCGTCGCGCAGCGTGTGGCCTCCGCCATGCGGCAGCACCGCCAGGTCCCCCGCGCACAGCTCCAGGGCGCCCGGAACACCCTCCACCTCCAGCCGGGCCCCGCCGCGCGCCACGAGGACGATGTGCGCGCCCGGGGCCGTCCCGAACTGGAGCCCCCACGGGGCGAACAGCTCGAACCGGCCGTGCATCCGGGTGGACAGGCGCAGGGTGTCCAGGACCTCCGCCAGGACATCCGCCCCCTGCTGCTCCAGGGTGTATGGACGATCGGTCAATTTGTTTGGACTGGATGCCATGGCACGTCCATAGCGCCTGGAGCATTAACCGGCCATGGCAAACACCTCCAAGCTCCTCTCCCCCTTCCGTCTGGGCCGGCTCGAACTGAAGAACCGGCTGGTGATGGCGCCCATGACCCGCAGCCGGGCGCTCGTCGACGGCAACGTCCCCAACCCGCTGGCGGTGACCTATTACGTCCAGCGGGCCTCCGCGGGCCTCATCGTCACGGAGGGCACCCAGGTCAGCCCCCAGGGCGTCGGCTACATCCGCACACCGGGCATCCACTCGCCGGAGCAGGTGGCGGGCTGGAAGAAGGTGACGGACGCCGTGCACGCGGCGGGCGGCGTCATCTTCGCGCAGCTATGGCACGTGGGGCGCGTCTCGCACCCGGACTTCCACGGCGGTGAGCTGCCGGTGGCGCCCTCCGCCATCGCGGTGGAGCAGGACGTCTTCACCTTCCAGGGCAAGAAGCGCGCGGTGGCGCCCCGGGCCCTGGAGACGCACGAGCTGCCCGGCGTCGTCGAGCAGTTCCGCCAGGCCGCCCGCAACGCGAAGGAGGCGGGCTTCGACGGCGTGGAGCTGCACGGCAGCAACGGCTACCTGTTGGATCAGTTCCTGCGGGACAGCTCCAACCAGCGCACGGACGCGTACGGCGGCAGCATCGAGAACCGGGTGCGCTTCCCGCTGGAGGTGGCGCGCGCGGTGGCGGAGGTCTGGGGCGCGGAGCGCGTGGGCTACCGGCTCCACCCGCAGAACTTCCCCTACGGCGGCATGACGGACTCCACCCCCGTGGAGACCTTCACGCACATCGCGCGGGAGCTGGGCAAGCTGGGCCTGGGCTACCTGCACGTGACCGAGGCCGTCACGGGCCCCGCCGCCGTGAGCGCCGAGCAGCGCATCACGCCGCACATCCGCAAGGCCTTCCCGGGCACGGTCATCGCGAACGGCGGCTACGACGCGCAGGCCGGAGAAGCGGTGCTGGCGCGCGGCGAGGCGGACCTCGTGGCGTACGGCGTGCCGTTCCTCGCGAACCCGGACCTGCCGGAGCGCTTCCGCCGGTCCGCGCCGCTCAACACGCCGGACGCGGCGACCTTCTTCCAGGGCGAGGAGCAGGGCTTCACCAGCTACCCGGCGCTCACCTGAGCCCGGAGGGGAACCGTCATGAGCACGCAACGAAGGCTGGAGCGGATCATCCATCTGCCCGAACCCACGCAGGGGCAGTTCGGGCCCGCGCACACGGTGGTGCCGGTCATCTCACCGGAGGACTACGCGCGGTCGGATCCGTTCATCCTGTTGATGGACGACCGCATCGACGGAAAGCCGATTGGCGGGCCGCACCCGCACGCGGGCTTCGAGACGGTGACCCTGGTGGTGAAGGGCGGGATGACCCACGACAGCGGCAAGCTGGGTGAAGGGGACGTGCAGTGGATGACGGCCGGCAGTGGCGTCATCCACGGCGAGGGGCTGGAGGGAGACCTGGGCCAGGCGCGCATCCTCCAGCTCTGGCTCACGTTGCCGAAGGCGCAGCGCTGGGTGCCGGCGGGGTTCCAGGACCTGCCGTACGCGGAGCTGCCGGTGCGGCGCGAGCCGGGCGTGGAGGTGCGCGTGTACAGCGGCACGTCGGGCGCGGTGCGTTCGAAGACGAAGAACTACGTGCCCGTCACGCTGGCGGAGTTCCAGTTGGAGCCGGGCGCGTCCGTGGAGCAGGACCTGCCCGCCTCGTACAACGGCTTCTTCCTCGTGCTGGAGGGCGAGGTCGCGGTGGGGCCGGACCGCCGGTCGCTGAAGCCCGGGCAGGTGGGCTGGCTGGACCGGCCGGTGTCAGGAGGGGACAGCACGGTCCGCGTCACCGGGACGACGCGGGCGCGGGTGCTGCTGTACGCGGGCCAGCCGCAGCGGGACCCGCTGGTGAGCCACGGGCCGTTCATCGGGGACACCCAGGCGGACATCCTGAGGTCCATCGAGGGGTACAGCGCGGGCCGCTTCGGCCCACCGCCGCCGAGGTAGGTCAGCGGCTCTCGACGGGGGCCGGCGCCAGGGTGGCGGCGGCCGTCGCGCCGGCGTTGGCGCGCTCCAGGTGCGGACCCAGTTGGCCGGTCAGCATCAGCGCGGCCATGCGGAAGTCGGAGATGAGCGACCAGAGCGGGTACTTGAAGGTCGCGGGCCGGTTGTGCTCGATCTTGAAGTGGCTGGCCCACGCGAAGCCGTAGGCGCACACCAGGGCGGCGGGAATCAGGGCGCCGCGCCCGGTGACGGCGGCGGTGACGCCCAGGCCCACGCCCAGGCTGGTGCCGGCGAAGTGCAGCCAGCGTGTCGACGCCTGCGAGTGCTCGCGCAGGTAGAACGGCCAGAACTCGCCATAGGTCTGGATGCGGTCGGACATGAGGTGAAGTTGTGTCCAGCTGCCTGCCTCCCGTCAACCCATGCGGGGCTCTTCGTGCCCGCACCGACACCGTCCGGCCCTGGAGGCCCGGCAGCCGGCAGGAGGGCAACCGGGCGGTCCTCGACGCGTCCTGTCGTTTTCGGGCGGTCCGGGAACAATTCAGCGCGGGCGGCGGAGGCCGGGAAGAGGCGCGGAATGCGCGTGTCGTGAAAGACTCGGGGCGCGCATGAGTGACTGGACGCCCAAGCTGAACCCGACGGTGGACCTGCGGCGGCTTCCGCTGAACGCGGAGGAGGGCTTCGTGCTGTCGCGGCTGGACGGCCATACGCGGGAGAAGGACCTGCCCGCGCTGACGGGCTTCCCGCCGGACAAGCTGCGGGACATCCTCGCGAGGCTGGTGTCGCAGGGAGCGCTGCTGCCGGGCACGGAGGCCGTGAACACCGTGGTCCCGCCCACGGTGGAGCCGCGCGCGCCGACGCTCGACGCGAGCGACACGGAGCCGCTGCCGGAAGCGGAGGCCCCGGTCGATTCCGACGACGAGGCCGGTGCCACGGACGACGTGCCCGAAGCGGTGCTGGGTGATTACCGCAAGCTCTTCGAGACGCGGCTGCACGGACTGCCGGAGGACCAGCGGGTGGCGCTCGCGCACGGAGCGGAGGACCCGGAGCTGTCCGCGCTGTGCTTCGACCCGGTGCCCGCCGTCATCAAGGCGGTGCTGGAGAACTCACGGGTCGGGCTCGCGCATGCACGGCTCATCGCCAGGCACCACCGCAACCCGGTGGGGCTGGAGGCGCTGGTGGCCCGCGCGGCGTTCGCATCGGACACGGGCGTGCGCCGCTTCCTCGTGCGCAACCCGCAGTTGCCGGTGGCCCTCTTCCGCCGCCTGTGGGCGATGCGCCGCCTGATGGAGCACCACAAGCTCACGGTGGACCGCGACGTGCCAGAGCAGACGCGCCGCACCGCGAGGGAGCTGCTGCGCCAGCGCTTCTCCACCGGCCCGTCCGAGGAGAAGGTGGAGCTCATCCTCAACACGGAAGGCCGGGCCCTGGGCGTGCTCGTGGGCATGCCGGTGGACGGCAAGACGACGTCGCTGTTGTGTGGCCGCACGTACCGCTCGCCCATGCTGGTGCAGAACATCGCGCGCTGGAGCGCCGCGCCGCCCGCGCTCATCGCGCACCTGCTCAAGCAGGAGCTGGTCCGCCGTCAGCCCCAGTTGCGCATGATGCTCGCGCGCCACCCCAACGCCCCCGCTGACGCGAAGCGCGCCTGAGCCCCATGCCCCACGCCGAGGCCCGGGTCGTCCACTCGCTGAAGCAACACCTGCTCAAGCACGGGCTGCGCGAGTCGCGCGTCCTGCACCTGCTGGTGGACGCGCATCCGTCGTATGTCCGCAGCCCGTTCGCCCGGGCGCTGGAGCCCATGACCCAGCTCACGCTGGAGGACACGCGGCCCGACATCCTGTGCAGCGTGGCGCGGCCCGAGGGCGTCCTCGTCACCGGCATCGAGGTGAAGGCCTCCGAAAGGGATTGGGCTCACGGCCTGGGCCAGGCGCACACGTATCGCCCGAGCGTCCATCACGCCTACCTCGCCCTGCCCACGCCCGCGGGCAAGCTCCGCGCCCCCACGCTCGCGCAGGCGCGGCGCATCGGTGTCGGCATCCTCGCGCAGGACGCGAAGGACTGGGTGGAGGTCGTTCCCCCCGAGGACCCCTCCCCGCTGCCCCGCGCCGTCAGCCAGGCCTCCTCCCTGCTCGAAGGCGTCCCCGCCGCGCGCAGCCTTCAGCTCAACCATCCGCTCAACTACCTCGCGGCCGCGTTCCTCGCGGACCGTGGCCCTGCGTGCCGGTCGTTGCTGGACTCGCTCGAGGCTCACTGGAAGGCCCTGCGGACCGAGGGGACCCGGCGTCACGCCGCGACGGGAGCCAGCACGCTCGGGCTCCTGGACCTGGACTGGAAGCCGACGGTCGAGGGCCGGGCCGTGGCGGACCTCCTGGCCGCGCTCCACTTCGACCCGGACGCGCGCTACGAGAAGCGACAGCGCTTGCTGGAGGTCCATCCGGCCTTCGCCGCCGTGGCGCGCTTCGTCCTCATCCGTCAGCCCGCGGTGCGCCTCATCCACCGGACGCTCCTGGACCACGGCGGCAGCCTCACCCTGCCGAAGCTGGCCGTGGCCGCCGGCCGCGAGGACCTCGCGCTGGCGACGGCCCTCTTCCTCGCGGATCCGTCCATCGAGCTCAAACCCGGCCTGCGCGGCCCGGACATCTATCCGTCCAATGTCTTCAAGCTGAAGCAGAACCTCTGGCACGCGGGCCTGCTCGACACCAAGGCCCACGGCTCCTCCGGCAAGAAGGCCACCGTCTACCGGCCGGAGGAAGACGTCTGGGCCCTGCCCCGCGACAAGCGCTCTTGACTACAGCTGTAGCCATGGCATATCCGCTCCTGACTACAACTGTCGTCAGGAGGGATGCCATGGCCATGGACAGACCCGGTTCCGAAGTTCCGTCGTTCCTCCGGGAAGGGCTGGGCTGGCTGTTGGCCCTGCTGCTGCTGCTCGCGCTGCTGCCGTCCCTGCACCTGGGCGACGCGCTGCGCGCTGGCGAGGACACGGCCCGCGTCTGGTGGAAGACCGCGGCCACGATGCGCCGTCACGCAGCGCCGTTCGTCCTCGCGGAGCTGGAGTCGTGGTGGCACGAAGCGCTGGCGGCCCGGAGCGCGCCTCGGCCTCCGCGCGCGTGACGCGGCTTCAGGGCTTGCGCGCGGTGATGAGCGGCTGGTTGAAGCCCGTCTCCTCCGGCGTGTACCAGCGCGGATCCACGAGCCCCGCCTTCGTCAGCGCCTGCTCCAGCTCCACGGGTTGCAGCAGCCGGTAGACGCCGGTGTGCTCGGTGGTGTGCCAGATGCCGGACTCCTGGCGCAGGATGAACTGGCGCACCGTGTACTGCTTCTCATCCACCGCCCAATCCCAGACCTGGAAGAGCACGCGGCGGCCCAGCGGTGTGTCCAGCACGCGCTCGGCGGTGAAGCGCGGCCGCTTCTCCAGCAGCGCCGTGTGGTCGCGCAGGCTCGCCACCAGCAGGCCTCCGGGCACCAGGCGCGACGCCATCGCGGTCGCGGCGTCGTCCAGGTCCGAGTCCTCCAGCAGGTGCGCCATCGCGTTGTCGCACGACATCACCACGTGGAAGGTGCCCGGCACCTGCCAGTCCAGCATCCGCATGTCCGCCACGCCGGTGGTGATGCTCACGTGCATGGCGCGGGCTTCCCGCTCCGCGCGCGCCACGGCCGAAGGACTCAGGTCCGTGGCGTGCACCGCGTAGCCGCGTGACGCCAGCCCCAGCGCCTGCGTGCCGATGCCGCACGCGCAGTCCAGCACCCGGCGCGGCGGCGGCATCCCCGAGCGGCGCAGCAACGCGTCCAGCACCGCGCCCTGCCGGTCCACCGACTGCTCCCAGTCCGCGAAGAGCAGGTGGTACTCCTCGGCCAGCCCTTCGTAGAAGTCCAGGACGCTGTCAGACATGACGGCCTCCCCTTTAACACCCCCATGCGGGCCGTCACGCGCGCGGACGCCGGACGTCGCCTGTCCGTCATGTCGCTGGCGGGAGGTCTTCCCCTCTGTGAGCTGTTACCCGGAAGACGGGACTCGGGAAGCCCGCGCGCCATGGGCGGACACCGGGCAGGATGCACCGTCGTTCCCCGCGTGAAGCACGCGCGCACCCGAAGCAAGGAGCCCCGATGTTGACGCTGACGCCGTCGCAGGTCCGGCTGGGATGGACCGCCTCGGACAAGGCGGAGGCCATCCGCCTGGTCGGACAGGTGATGGTGGAGTCCGGCTTCATCTCGCCCGGCTACGTCGACAGCATGCTCAAGCGCGAGCAGGTGTCCGCGACCTTCCTGGGCCACGGCATCGCCATTCCGCACGGCCTGCCGGAGGCGCGCGACCTGGTGCTCCAGACCGGCGTCGTCGTGGTGCAGTTCCCCGCCGGGGTCGCCTGGAGCCAGGACGGCCATGCGCGCCTCGTGGTGGGCATCGCGGCGAAGTCCGATGAGCACCTCCAGGTGCTCGCCAACCTCACCGGCGTGCTGGGCGACGAAGCCCGCTCCGAAGCCCTGGCCTCCACGCGGGACACCGCCGCCATCGTGCAGGCGCTCAACGGCTCAGACGCGGAGCTGGAGCTGGACCCGGAGGAGCCACACGCCGCTCCCGTGCTCGACGGCCACGCGATCCAGGTCCTGTCCCCCTCGCCGCATGGCCTGCATGCGCGCCCCGCCACGGTGCTGGTGGAGGTGGCGCGCCGCTTCCGGGCGGACGTCACCGTGCACCACGAAGGGCGGCAGGCGAACGCCCGCAGCCTCCTGTCGCTTCTGCAGTTGGGTGCGCGAGGCGGCACGACGCTGACGCTCACGGCGGCGGGGGACGACGCGGACGCGGTGCTCCTCGCGCTGCGCGACGCCTTCGACGCGGGCCTGGGCGAGGCCACCGCCCACGCCACCCCTCCGGCGGCGCCGCCCGCGCCCACCGTGGTGCTCGACTACGAGGGAACGCTGGTCGCGGGCCTGTCCGCGTCACCGGGCATCGCGGCCGGGCCCGTGTGGGCCTTCCAGCGCGAACGGCTGGAGGTGGAGGAGCGGGCCGTCGACTCCGCGCGGGAACACCTGCTGCTGGAGGAGGCGCTGGCCGGAGCGGCGGCGGAGCTGCGCCAGTTGCACGAGGGCTTCCTGCTGAAGGCCGGAGCGCAGCGGGCCGCCATCTTCAAGGCGCACCTGGAGCTGCTGGACGACCCGGGGATGCTGTCGGAGACGCACGGCCTCATCGACACGGGGCTGAGCGCGGGCGCGTCCTGGCGCCGCGTCTTCGAGAGCCGCGCGCAGGCGCTGGCCGCGCTGGACGAGCCGGTGATGGCCGCGCGCTCCGCCGACCTGCGGGACGTGGGCCGGCGCGTGCTGCGGCCGCTGGCGAAGGTGCTGGAGGGCGAGCCCACCTTCCCGGACCATCCCGTGGTGCTGCTGGCGGAGGACCTGGCGCCGTCGGACACCGCGAAGCTGGACCCCGCCATGGTGCTGGGCCTGTGCACGGCGAGCGGCGGCACCACGTCGCACACGGCCATCATCGCGCGCTCGCTGGACC comes from Corallococcus macrosporus and encodes:
- a CDS encoding ATP-binding protein → MDEHARSEPRLSGAEFLRANHDVLLTDWQQAVLEHLGHKVPARQPWLIDHLPELLSSLADAVEHGPEALDERLEMVHTVARLDEGFDLGEVAHEYALLRRCILHRLETQGQWLRSGDLTRMEVMLDRLVTRTMTFFWEMKQRILQTLDRMAEATLDDPDMETLLERLLTRLMEAALTVNTAAVMMLEGDELVVRAAVGLVTDEVKGLRVSVGQGVSGLAALERRPFFVRSASTDPRVLLEPLRRAGLRALYGLPLMDGERLLGMAYMGSRTAFAFSDSDVRLFHAVTERASGHIAQAELHAREHAARKEAERSLALLDSMLEAAPVGIAFQDHELRYLRINSTLARINGHSVEEHRGRTLHEMVSGGVAGPVEQSLRQVLETGRPVRDALIEAPDPVHGGPGAWRADYFPVRTPGGVLLGVGVTVVDIADHKRAEAALQQAIDFREELIAVLGHDLRNPLHAVNASAFMLGKVPDLDTTARRSVDRIRKATARMTRMINDILDFARSRLGGGIPVTRQRVNMVELCQGVLDELQVVYPERPLTLEVSGDDLWGEWDPDRVTQVLGNLVVNALQHARNDTPVLTTLTAEVTDVVMRVCNEGDPIPEELLPHLFDPFKGSRQPEQGNKHRSLGLGLYIVSEIVQVHQGSVRVETGPEQGTIFTVRWPRVPPPRGYLPP
- a CDS encoding Sapep family Mn(2+)-dependent dipeptidase produces the protein MRTRLLAALCLLAPAAALAAKDPRCAGKPAARAARFSDTALKGASAAERYAAYVQACALDDVVALTQTLVRFKTVSSEAPAAKNPEMAAMGRALEAWAKARGFGFRTVGENDVFELSWGEGEPLLGLVFHGDVVPAPAHEWKRAPFKPVVEKGRLYGRGVEDDKGPIASGLVALAMAKDLGLKPQGKVLIIIGNGEESDWSGMQKYAATQPKPTHVISVDSGYPVMAAQSGFVAWTLEAPVGTALTTPKEGTVARAVDVSAGEFLTQVPGTATLKLEPVKGQTPEAVLAAVKAAIVAESPARKDLKAEAKREGNTVVLTVHGVAVHSSTADEGHNALWDLSAVASRLSLEDNGIAALLRVVAKRFDGDHHGDKLGLKYEDALMGPLLVAPTVLRVKDGTVSLGVNMRRPQGQDAAAFNAALDAAAKRAGEDSGGRVKEGPNRYIGDPHVADTSGPLVKTLMGIYQRQRKEPDAVPGSIRGGTYARLFPRAVDFGPAFPKEPYTGHAPDESIALETLDLSTRMLAEAVHTLAIAPASEVKATP
- the msrA gene encoding peptide-methionine (S)-S-oxide reductase MsrA, with product MFFTSPKKLRLPTPQEALPGRPQEMPVPQKHTVLGTPLKGPVPEGFETAVFGMGCFWGVERKFWQVPGVYSTAVGYAGGVTPNPTYEEVCSGLTGHNEVVRVVYDPNKVTFAQLLKVFWENHDPTQGMRQGNDAGTQYRSGIYYANDAQKRAAEETRQSYQGALNAKGLGDITTEILPAPAFYYAEDYHQQYLQKNPGGYCGVGGTGVSCPIGVGVSA
- a CDS encoding Gfo/Idh/MocA family protein, which gives rise to MMDDAPRLWTRRRMLGATGGLLTASAWMPPVLAAAPQPVKLPDIFARTERERPGPPNPQPENERVGWAVVGLGHLSLEEILPAFGQMKRGRLVALVSGDRAKAQAIAKQYGVADKALYDYKSFDQLKDNPEVQAVYIVLPNSMHAEFTVRAAQAGKHVFCEKPMANTSAECQQMIDACKKADRKLGIAYRLQYEPHHRAVIQMARNKELGTLKLFTANNGQNQGDPNQWRHKKALAGGGALPDVGIYCLSAARYFSGEEPTEVQGFSYSTPNDPRFKEVEESFAFHLRFPSGFQAHCTSHYSTHETKDLRLMGTDGWASMDPGFSYSGLRLRVGTKSKSFPKADDTVERSFSQPSQFAREMDHFSRCVQENVVPHTPGEEGLADMRIIEALYRSAQEGKAVKLEAAKKLDAFRGPPPKEEA